One part of the Arabidopsis thaliana chromosome 1 sequence genome encodes these proteins:
- the AXR1 gene encoding NAD(P)-binding Rossmann-fold superfamily protein (AUXIN RESISTANT 1 (AXR1); CONTAINS InterPro DOMAIN/s: Molybdenum cofactor biosynthesis, MoeB (InterPro:IPR009036), NAD(P)-binding domain (InterPro:IPR016040); BEST Arabidopsis thaliana protein match is: AXR1-like (TAIR:AT2G32410.1); Has 35333 Blast hits to 34131 proteins in 2444 species: Archae - 798; Bacteria - 22429; Metazoa - 974; Fungi - 991; Plants - 531; Viruses - 0; Other Eukaryotes - 9610 (source: NCBI BLink).), with protein MDLRFNLVTLGTISWSMRRVLANQKPNLFFTLVIATQLVEDSMLKLDRICRDANVKLVLVRSYGLAGFVRISVKEHPIIDSKPDHFLDDLRLNNPWPELKSFVETIDLNVSEPAAAHKHIPYVVILVKMAEEWAQSHSGNLPSTREEKKEFKDLVKSKMVSTDEDNYKEAIEAAFKVFAPRGISSEVQKLINDSCAEVNSNSSAFWVMVAALKEFVLNEGGGEAPLEGSIPDMTSSTEHYINLQKIYLAKAEADFLVIEERVKNILKKIGRDPSSIPKPTIKSFCKNARKLKLCRYRMVEDEFRNPSVTEIQKYLADEDYSGAMGFYILLRAADRFAANYNKFPGQFDGGMDEDISRLKTTALSLLTDLGCNGSVLPDDLIHEMCRFGASEIHVVSAFVGGIASQEVIKVRFIFLSHCFKFS; from the exons ATGGATCTAAGGTTCAATTTGGTGACCTTGGGAACAATTTCATGG TCGATGCGAAGAGTGTTGGCCAATCAAAAGCCAAATCTGTTT tTCACTCTCGTTATAGCCACTCAG CTGGTGGAAGATTCAATGTTGAAACTTGATAGAATCTGTCGAGATGCAAACGTTAAGTTGGTTTTGGTTCGCTCTTATGGCCTTGCTGGGTTTGTTCGCATCTCTGTAAAG gAGCACCCCATAATTGACTCAAAACCTGATCATTTTCTTGACGACCTCCGCCTGAATAATCCATGGCCTGAACTCAAGAG TTTTGTGGAGACCATTGATCTGAATGTATCAGAGCCGGCCGCTGCACATAAGCACATACCTTACGTCGTCATTCTTGTAAAGATGGCTGAGGAGTGGGCTCAATCCCATAGTGGTAATCTTCCCTCAACCagggaagagaaaaaagagtttaag GATTTGGTTAAGTCCAAGATGGTATCTACGGATGAAGATAACTACAAAGAAGCCATTGAAGCCGCTTTCAAAGTTTTTGCTCCTCGAGGAATCA GCTCAGAggttcaaaaattaattaatgatagTTGTGCTGAAGTGAATTCAAACTCCTCAGCTTTTTGGGTGATGGTAGCGGCTCTGAAg GAGTTTGTTTTAAATGAAGGTGGTGGAGAGGCACCCCTTGAAGGTTCTATACCAGATATGACCTCTTCAACAGA ACACTATATCAATTTGCAGAAAATCTATTTAGCCAAAGCCGAGGCTGATTTTCTTGTCATTGAGGAACGagttaaaaacattttaaagaaaatcGGTCGAGATCCGAGCAGCATCCCAAAACCAACAATCAAGAGCTTCTGCAAGAATGCAAGGAAACTTAAA TTGTGCAGATATCGTATGGTAGAGGACGAGTTCAGAAATCCTTCTGTAACTGAAATTCAAAAGTATTTAGCGGACGAGGATTACAG TGGTGCAATGGgattttatattcttcttagaGCTGCGGACAGATTTGCTGCCAACTATAACAAGTTTCCTGGGCAGTTTGATGG AGGAATGGATGAGGACATTTCTCGATTAAAAACTACTGCCTTGAGTCTTCTTACCGACTTGGGCTGTAACGGCTCAGTACTCCCAGATGACCTTATCCATGAGATGTGTCGCTTTGGTGCCTCAGAGATTCATGTGGTTTCTGCCTTTGTTGGAGGAATCGCATCTCAAGAAGTCATCAAGGTTCGATTcatatttctttctcattGTTTCAAATTCAGTTAG
- the AXR1 gene encoding NAD(P)-binding Rossmann-fold superfamily protein (AUXIN RESISTANT 1 (AXR1); CONTAINS InterPro DOMAIN/s: Molybdenum cofactor biosynthesis, MoeB (InterPro:IPR009036), NAD(P)-binding domain (InterPro:IPR016040); BEST Arabidopsis thaliana protein match is: AXR1-like (TAIR:AT2G32410.1); Has 35333 Blast hits to 34131 proteins in 2444 species: Archae - 798; Bacteria - 22429; Metazoa - 974; Fungi - 991; Plants - 531; Viruses - 0; Other Eukaryotes - 9610 (source: NCBI BLink).), giving the protein MDLRFNLVTLGTISWSMRRVLANQKPNLFFTLVIATQLVEDSMLKLDRICRDANVKLVLVRSYGLAGFVRISVKEHPIIDSKPDHFLDDLRLNNPWPELKSFVETIDLNVSEPAAAHKHIPYVVILVKMAEEWAQSHSGNLPSTREEKKEFKDLVKSKMVSTDEDNYKEAIEAAFKVFAPRGISSEVQKLINDSCAEVNSNSSAFWVMVAALKEFVLNEGGGEAPLEGSIPDMTSSTEHYINLQKIYLAKAEADFLVIEERVKNILKKIGRDPSSIPKPTIKSFCKNARKLKLCRYRMVEDEFRNPSVTEIQKYLADEDYSGAMGFYILLRAADRFAANYNKFPGQFDGGMDEDISRLKTTALSLLTDLGCNGSVLPDDLIHEMCRFGASEIHVVSAFVGGIASQEVIKLVTKQFVPMLGTYIFNGIDHKSQLLKL; this is encoded by the exons ATGGATCTAAGGTTCAATTTGGTGACCTTGGGAACAATTTCATGG TCGATGCGAAGAGTGTTGGCCAATCAAAAGCCAAATCTGTTT tTCACTCTCGTTATAGCCACTCAG CTGGTGGAAGATTCAATGTTGAAACTTGATAGAATCTGTCGAGATGCAAACGTTAAGTTGGTTTTGGTTCGCTCTTATGGCCTTGCTGGGTTTGTTCGCATCTCTGTAAAG gAGCACCCCATAATTGACTCAAAACCTGATCATTTTCTTGACGACCTCCGCCTGAATAATCCATGGCCTGAACTCAAGAG TTTTGTGGAGACCATTGATCTGAATGTATCAGAGCCGGCCGCTGCACATAAGCACATACCTTACGTCGTCATTCTTGTAAAGATGGCTGAGGAGTGGGCTCAATCCCATAGTGGTAATCTTCCCTCAACCagggaagagaaaaaagagtttaag GATTTGGTTAAGTCCAAGATGGTATCTACGGATGAAGATAACTACAAAGAAGCCATTGAAGCCGCTTTCAAAGTTTTTGCTCCTCGAGGAATCA GCTCAGAggttcaaaaattaattaatgatagTTGTGCTGAAGTGAATTCAAACTCCTCAGCTTTTTGGGTGATGGTAGCGGCTCTGAAg GAGTTTGTTTTAAATGAAGGTGGTGGAGAGGCACCCCTTGAAGGTTCTATACCAGATATGACCTCTTCAACAGA ACACTATATCAATTTGCAGAAAATCTATTTAGCCAAAGCCGAGGCTGATTTTCTTGTCATTGAGGAACGagttaaaaacattttaaagaaaatcGGTCGAGATCCGAGCAGCATCCCAAAACCAACAATCAAGAGCTTCTGCAAGAATGCAAGGAAACTTAAA TTGTGCAGATATCGTATGGTAGAGGACGAGTTCAGAAATCCTTCTGTAACTGAAATTCAAAAGTATTTAGCGGACGAGGATTACAG TGGTGCAATGGgattttatattcttcttagaGCTGCGGACAGATTTGCTGCCAACTATAACAAGTTTCCTGGGCAGTTTGATGG AGGAATGGATGAGGACATTTCTCGATTAAAAACTACTGCCTTGAGTCTTCTTACCGACTTGGGCTGTAACGGCTCAGTACTCCCAGATGACCTTATCCATGAGATGTGTCGCTTTGGTGCCTCAGAGATTCATGTGGTTTCTGCCTTTGTTGGAGGAATCGCATCTCAAGAAGTCATCAAG CTTGTCACAAAGCAGTTTGTTCCGATGTTGGGGACTTACATCTTCAATGGCATTGATCACAAGTCTCAGTTATTGAAATTGTAG
- the emb2394 gene encoding Ribosomal protein L6 family (embryo defective 2394 (emb2394); FUNCTIONS IN: structural constituent of ribosome, rRNA binding; INVOLVED IN: translation, embryo development ending in seed dormancy; LOCATED IN: chloroplast stroma, chloroplast, large ribosomal subunit, membrane, chloroplast envelope; EXPRESSED IN: 24 plant structures; EXPRESSED DURING: 13 growth stages; CONTAINS InterPro DOMAIN/s: Ribosomal protein L6 (InterPro:IPR000702), Ribosomal protein L6, bacterial-type (InterPro:IPR019906), Ribosomal protein L6, alpha-beta domain (InterPro:IPR020040), Ribosomal protein L6, conserved site (InterPro:IPR002358); BEST Arabidopsis thaliana protein match is: ribosomal protein L6 family protein (TAIR:AT2G18400.1); Has 8498 Blast hits to 8498 proteins in 2848 species: Archae - 226; Bacteria - 5468; Metazoa - 15; Fungi - 189; Plants - 125; Viruses - 0; Other Eukaryotes - 2475 (source: NCBI BLink).): MASSLVSSFQPRSAFLGDRNVFKVSSTPFAQVGYSSKTIECKESRIGKQPIAVPSNVTIALEGQDLKVKGPLGELALTYPREVELTKEESGFLRVKKTVETRRANQMHGLFRTLTDNMVVGVSKGFEKKLILVGVGYRATVDGKELVLNLGFSHPVKMQIPDSLKVKVEENTRITVSGYDKSEIGQFAATVRKWRPPEPYKGKGVKYSDEIVRRKEGKAGKKK, encoded by the exons ATGGCTTCCTCACTCGTCTCATCTTTTCAACCCAG GTCAGCATTTTTGGGAGATAGAAATGTGTTCAAGGTCTCAAGCACACCTTTTGCTCAAGTGGGTTACTCCAGTAAGACCATTGAGTGCAAAGAATCAAGGATAGGAAAGCAACCGATCGCTGTACCTTCCAATGTAACCATTGCATTGGAAGGTCAAGACTTGAAAGTGAAGGGTCCATTAGGAGAGCTGGCTTTAACTTACCCACGCGAAGTTGAGCTTACAAAGGAAGAATCCGGTTTCTTAAGGGTCAAAAAAACCGTCGAAACTAGAAGAGCCAACCAAATGCACGGCCTTTTCAG GACGCTTACCGATAACATGGTTGTGGGAGTATCAAAGGGATTTGAGAAAAAGCTTATACTTGTGGGTGTTGGTTATCGTGCAACAGTAGACGGAAAGGAGCTGGTGCTAAATCTCGGGTTTTCACACCCGGTGAAGATGCAGATACCGGATAGTCTGAAAGTGAAAGTGGAAGAGAACACAAGAATCACTGTGAGTGGATACGACAAGAGCGAAATCGGGCAGTTTGCTGCAACGGTTAGGAAGTGGAGGCCACCAGAGCCATACAAGGGGAAAGGAGTCAAGTATTCCGATGAGATAGTTCGGAGGAAGGAAGGAAAAGCtggaaagaagaaatga
- the AXR1 gene encoding NAD(P)-binding Rossmann-fold superfamily protein (AUXIN RESISTANT 1 (AXR1); CONTAINS InterPro DOMAIN/s: Molybdenum cofactor biosynthesis, MoeB (InterPro:IPR009036), UBA/THIF-type NAD/FAD binding fold (InterPro:IPR000594), NAD(P)-binding domain (InterPro:IPR016040); BEST Arabidopsis thaliana protein match is: AXR1-like (TAIR:AT2G32410.1); Has 6539 Blast hits to 5902 proteins in 1375 species: Archae - 158; Bacteria - 2625; Metazoa - 1326; Fungi - 867; Plants - 442; Viruses - 0; Other Eukaryotes - 1121 (source: NCBI BLink).), whose product MQAVKRSRRHVEEEPTMVEPKTKYDRQLRIWGEVGQAALEEASICLLNCGPTGSEALKNLVLGGVGSITVVDGSKVQFGDLGNNFMVDAKSVGQSKAKSVCAFLQELNDSVNAKFIEENPDTLITTNPSFFSQFTLVIATQLVEDSMLKLDRICRDANVKLVLVRSYGLAGFVRISVKEHPIIDSKPDHFLDDLRLNNPWPELKSFVETIDLNVSEPAAAHKHIPYVVILVKMAEEWAQSHSGNLPSTREEKKEFKDLVKSKMVSTDEDNYKEAIEAAFKVFAPRGISSEVQKLINDSCAEVNSNSSAFWVMVAALKEFVLNEGGGEAPLEGSIPDMTSSTEHYINLQKIYLAKAEADFLVIEERVKNILKKIGRDPSSIPKPTIKSFCKNARKLKLCRYRMVEDEFRNPSVTEIQKYLADEDYSGAMGFYILLRAADRFAANYNKFPGQFDGGMDEDISRLKTTALSLLTDLGCNGSVLPDDLIHEMCRFGASEIHVVSAFVGGIASQEVIKLVTKQFVPMLGTYIFNGIDHKSQLLKL is encoded by the exons ATGCAAGCAGTAAAAAGATCCAGGAGACATGTTGAAGAAGAGCCAACAATGGTAGAACCTAAAACCAAGTACGATCGTCAGCTCAG GATTTGGGGGGAGGTAGGTCAAGCGGCCTTGGAAGAAGCGAGTATCTGTTTACTCAATTGTGGCCCTACTGGTTCCGAGGCTTTGAAGAATCTCGTACTTGGTGGTGTTGGTAGCATCACCGTTGTTGATGGATCTAAGGTTCAATTTGGTGACCTTGGGAACAATTTCATGG TCGATGCGAAGAGTGTTGGCCAATCAAAAGCCAAATCTGTTTGTGCGTTTCTCCAAGAGCTTAATGATTCTGTTAACGCCAAGTTTATTGAGGAGAATCCAGACACGTTGATTACTACTAacccatctttcttctctcagtTCACTCTCGTTATAGCCACTCAG CTGGTGGAAGATTCAATGTTGAAACTTGATAGAATCTGTCGAGATGCAAACGTTAAGTTGGTTTTGGTTCGCTCTTATGGCCTTGCTGGGTTTGTTCGCATCTCTGTAAAG gAGCACCCCATAATTGACTCAAAACCTGATCATTTTCTTGACGACCTCCGCCTGAATAATCCATGGCCTGAACTCAAGAG TTTTGTGGAGACCATTGATCTGAATGTATCAGAGCCGGCCGCTGCACATAAGCACATACCTTACGTCGTCATTCTTGTAAAGATGGCTGAGGAGTGGGCTCAATCCCATAGTGGTAATCTTCCCTCAACCagggaagagaaaaaagagtttaag GATTTGGTTAAGTCCAAGATGGTATCTACGGATGAAGATAACTACAAAGAAGCCATTGAAGCCGCTTTCAAAGTTTTTGCTCCTCGAGGAATCA GCTCAGAggttcaaaaattaattaatgatagTTGTGCTGAAGTGAATTCAAACTCCTCAGCTTTTTGGGTGATGGTAGCGGCTCTGAAg GAGTTTGTTTTAAATGAAGGTGGTGGAGAGGCACCCCTTGAAGGTTCTATACCAGATATGACCTCTTCAACAGA ACACTATATCAATTTGCAGAAAATCTATTTAGCCAAAGCCGAGGCTGATTTTCTTGTCATTGAGGAACGagttaaaaacattttaaagaaaatcGGTCGAGATCCGAGCAGCATCCCAAAACCAACAATCAAGAGCTTCTGCAAGAATGCAAGGAAACTTAAA TTGTGCAGATATCGTATGGTAGAGGACGAGTTCAGAAATCCTTCTGTAACTGAAATTCAAAAGTATTTAGCGGACGAGGATTACAG TGGTGCAATGGgattttatattcttcttagaGCTGCGGACAGATTTGCTGCCAACTATAACAAGTTTCCTGGGCAGTTTGATGG AGGAATGGATGAGGACATTTCTCGATTAAAAACTACTGCCTTGAGTCTTCTTACCGACTTGGGCTGTAACGGCTCAGTACTCCCAGATGACCTTATCCATGAGATGTGTCGCTTTGGTGCCTCAGAGATTCATGTGGTTTCTGCCTTTGTTGGAGGAATCGCATCTCAAGAAGTCATCAAG CTTGTCACAAAGCAGTTTGTTCCGATGTTGGGGACTTACATCTTCAATGGCATTGATCACAAGTCTCAGTTATTGAAATTGTAG